A part of Vibrio sp. B1FLJ16 genomic DNA contains:
- a CDS encoding YggS family pyridoxal phosphate-dependent enzyme yields the protein MSSIQQNIEHITSQIRNDERKCGRSPESVQLLAVSKTKPVEAILDAYQAGQTAFGENYVQEGVNKVQHFEQYYPENHIEWHFIGPIQSNKSRLVAEHFDWVHTIDRAKIAQRLNDQRPDELKPLQVLIQVNTSGEDSKSGVTDAEVFELAELISRLPNLTLRGLMSIPANVSDYESQLHEFQKLATLKQVLEQQYPEVDTLSMGMSGDMTAAIDAGSTMVRIGTAIFGARDYSTKSE from the coding sequence ATGAGTAGTATCCAACAAAATATTGAACATATCACCTCTCAAATACGCAACGACGAACGAAAGTGCGGCCGTTCTCCTGAGTCAGTGCAACTTTTAGCAGTAAGTAAAACCAAACCTGTTGAAGCCATTCTTGACGCGTACCAAGCCGGCCAAACCGCGTTTGGCGAAAACTACGTTCAGGAAGGCGTTAACAAAGTCCAGCACTTTGAGCAGTATTATCCAGAAAATCACATAGAATGGCACTTTATCGGCCCTATTCAGTCCAATAAATCCCGCCTTGTTGCTGAACATTTCGATTGGGTTCACACCATTGATCGGGCCAAGATCGCTCAACGCCTGAATGATCAACGACCTGACGAGCTAAAACCACTGCAAGTACTTATTCAGGTCAATACCAGTGGTGAAGACTCAAAGTCCGGCGTAACCGATGCAGAAGTATTCGAGTTAGCTGAGTTGATTTCTCGTCTTCCCAACCTCACTTTAAGAGGGTTAATGTCTATTCCTGCGAACGTATCGGACTACGAGTCACAACTTCATGAGTTCCAGAAACTGGCTACATTGAAGCAAGTGCTCGAACAGCAGTATCCGGAAGTAGACACATTATCAATGGGAATGAGTGGCGATATGACCGCAGCCATAGACGCAGGCAGTACCATGGTTCGCATCGGAACAGCTATTTTTGGAGCACGTGACTACAGCACAAAGAGTGAATAG
- the proC gene encoding pyrroline-5-carboxylate reductase, translating into MEHKTIAFIGAGNMVRAIISGLVTNGYPAQSIIATAPSETRRLPLEQDFGIRTTSDNILATSEADVVVLSVKPQMMAEVCKPLQAVDFSDKLVISIAAGINCSRLDEMLNTQLNLVRVMPNTPSQLGLGMSGLFAPEHVNEQDKEFAAQLMEAVGKVCWVEQESGINNVIAAAGSAPAYFFLFMEAMQAEAIAQGFDKKTARILVQQAALGAASMVVNNPDTELSTLRENVTSKGGTTAEALRTFNEHQLSDIVAKAMQAAVARAEEMEKLF; encoded by the coding sequence ATGGAACATAAAACGATTGCCTTTATCGGCGCAGGTAACATGGTAAGAGCCATTATTTCTGGCTTAGTAACAAATGGTTATCCAGCGCAGAGTATTATCGCAACAGCTCCTTCGGAAACACGCCGCTTGCCTCTTGAGCAAGATTTTGGCATCCGCACCACCAGCGACAACATCCTTGCAACGTCAGAAGCCGATGTGGTGGTTTTATCGGTGAAACCACAAATGATGGCGGAGGTATGTAAACCTCTGCAAGCAGTCGATTTCAGTGACAAACTGGTGATTTCTATCGCTGCTGGTATTAATTGTTCACGTTTAGATGAGATGCTGAACACTCAATTAAACCTGGTTCGAGTAATGCCAAATACCCCTTCTCAGCTGGGTTTAGGGATGAGTGGGCTTTTTGCACCAGAACATGTCAACGAACAAGATAAAGAGTTTGCCGCCCAGCTGATGGAAGCCGTTGGCAAAGTATGTTGGGTAGAGCAAGAGTCCGGCATTAACAATGTGATTGCAGCAGCGGGAAGCGCACCAGCGTATTTCTTCCTGTTTATGGAAGCGATGCAGGCAGAAGCTATTGCGCAAGGCTTCGATAAAAAGACAGCCCGCATATTGGTTCAGCAAGCCGCATTGGGCGCAGCCAGCATGGTTGTGAATAATCCGGATACCGAGTTATCCACCCTGCGTGAGAACGTGACGTCTAAAGGCGGGACAACAGCAGAAGCACTACGCACATTCAACGAGCACCAACTTTCTGATATTGTGGCAAAAGCAATGCAGGCAGCAGTTGCTCGCGCGGAAGAAATGGAAAAATTATTTTAA
- a CDS encoding YggT family protein — MNSMSFLISTLFDLYIMVVLLRIWLQAARADFYNPFSQFIVKATQPVIAPLRRVIPSIGNIDLATVLFAYLLCVLKFVALILIASSGSVSFSAEFLFLGFLSLIKAAGGLVFWVLLLRAILSWVSQGRSPIEYVFHQLTEPMCAPIRRILPAFGGLDLSVLVLFIGLQFANFLMGDIIGPIWFQL; from the coding sequence ATGAATTCTATGAGTTTTCTCATCTCAACCCTATTCGACCTGTACATCATGGTCGTTTTATTGCGTATTTGGTTGCAGGCTGCGCGCGCAGACTTCTACAACCCATTCTCGCAATTTATCGTTAAAGCTACGCAACCTGTCATTGCTCCGCTGCGTCGAGTTATCCCGTCTATCGGTAATATCGACTTAGCGACAGTTCTGTTTGCGTATCTGCTTTGCGTGCTTAAATTTGTTGCTTTAATTCTTATCGCATCAAGCGGCTCTGTTTCTTTCAGTGCTGAGTTCCTGTTCTTGGGCTTCCTGTCTCTGATTAAAGCGGCCGGTGGTTTAGTGTTCTGGGTATTGCTACTTCGAGCCATCCTGAGCTGGGTGAGTCAGGGCCGCAGCCCGATTGAGTATGTATTCCACCAGCTTACAGAGCCAATGTGCGCGCCTATCCGTCGTATTCTTCCGGCGTTTGGTGGTCTTGATCTTAGTGTTCTGGTTCTGTTTATCGGCCTCCAGTTCGCCAACTTCCTGATGGGCGATATTATCGGTCCGATTTGGTTCCAGCTGTAG
- the yggU gene encoding DUF167 family protein YggU: MSAAWQDGEDIVLKLYIQPKASRDKIVGLHGEELKIAITAPPVDGKANAHLAKFLAKQFKVAKGLVHIEKGELGRHKQIRIESPSQIPAEVKAIL, encoded by the coding sequence GTGTCAGCCGCCTGGCAAGATGGCGAGGACATTGTCCTTAAGCTCTACATTCAACCTAAAGCAAGCCGCGATAAAATCGTCGGCTTGCACGGGGAAGAGCTGAAAATCGCTATCACCGCCCCGCCTGTCGATGGTAAAGCCAACGCGCATCTAGCCAAATTTCTGGCTAAACAGTTTAAAGTCGCTAAAGGTTTGGTTCACATAGAAAAAGGCGAACTGGGACGGCACAAACAAATTCGGATAGAATCCCCTTCCCAGATACCTGCTGAAGTAAAAGCCATCTTATGA
- a CDS encoding DUF4426 domain-containing protein: MNKWITALLISLLSFPTFAEQFKNMKDIEVHYVAFNSTFLTPKIARSYDIKRNGYLAIINISVLDRASLGKPALEAKVSGQAKNLIGQTQKLTFREIKEGDAIYYLAELPVTHEETFTFDIDVKSGNKGSGKLKFTQKFFVEE; encoded by the coding sequence ATGAACAAATGGATTACTGCACTGCTGATCAGCCTGTTGTCTTTTCCGACTTTCGCTGAACAGTTCAAAAACATGAAAGACATCGAAGTGCATTACGTGGCGTTTAACTCCACCTTTTTGACACCCAAAATAGCGCGTAGTTACGACATCAAACGTAATGGTTACCTCGCAATCATCAATATCAGCGTACTGGACAGAGCCTCTTTAGGAAAACCAGCTCTGGAAGCAAAAGTCAGCGGGCAAGCAAAGAACCTGATTGGCCAGACTCAAAAGCTAACCTTCCGCGAAATTAAAGAAGGCGATGCCATTTACTACCTGGCGGAACTGCCAGTCACACATGAAGAAACTTTTACCTTCGATATTGATGTAAAATCTGGCAACAAAGGCTCTGGTAAACTGAAATTCACTCAGAAATTCTTTGTAGAAGAGTAA
- a CDS encoding XTP/dITP diphosphatase, which yields MKKIVLATGNQGKVREMADLLSDFGFEVLAQSEFNVTDVAETGTTFIENAIIKARHAAQETGLPAIADDSGLEVDFLNGAPGIYSARYAGENATDRENLEKLLTAMEGVPEQERTARFHCVLVLMRHKDDPTPVVCHGVWEGRILTEAQGENGFGYDPVFFVPEDECASAELEPARKKQLSHRGKALKSLFAQLSAHAAQ from the coding sequence ATGAAAAAGATTGTGTTAGCAACAGGCAACCAAGGCAAAGTACGCGAAATGGCTGATTTACTGTCAGATTTCGGCTTCGAAGTACTGGCACAAAGTGAATTCAACGTAACTGACGTAGCAGAAACGGGCACCACATTCATTGAGAACGCTATTATCAAGGCTCGCCACGCGGCTCAGGAAACAGGCCTGCCTGCTATCGCGGATGATTCTGGGTTAGAAGTCGATTTCCTTAATGGCGCACCGGGCATCTACTCAGCACGTTACGCCGGCGAAAACGCTACGGATCGGGAGAACCTGGAAAAGCTGCTTACCGCTATGGAAGGTGTTCCTGAACAAGAGCGTACGGCACGTTTCCATTGCGTATTGGTGTTAATGCGCCACAAAGACGATCCGACTCCTGTTGTTTGTCATGGCGTATGGGAAGGCCGTATTCTGACAGAAGCACAAGGTGAAAACGGCTTTGGTTACGACCCTGTTTTCTTCGTACCAGAAGACGAGTGTGCATCTGCAGAGCTGGAACCAGCGCGTAAAAAACAGCTGTCACACCGCGGTAAAGCGCTTAAATCACTGTTCGCTCAGCTGTCTGCACACGCAGCCCAGTAA
- the hemW gene encoding radical SAM family heme chaperone HemW, whose amino-acid sequence MLTPPALSLYVHIPWCVQKCPYCDFNSHALKAEIPEEEYINALLEDLDTDIEKYHLNDVPRPLHSIFIGGGTPSLISAEGIERLLKGIETRVPFKPEIEITMEANPGTIEAERFAGYRKAGVTRISIGVQSFEQEKLERLGRIHGKDEAVNAAKLAHQIGLNSFNLDLMHGLPDQSIEQALDDLDKAIELAPPHLSWYQLTIEPNTMFYYKPPTLPDDDDLWDIFEQGHKKLSAAGYVQYEISGYSKPGYQCQHNLNYWRFGDYLGIGCGSHGKLSFADGRIIRTTKVKHPRGYLAAYQNMVKPYLHTEQFVEDEDRPFEFFMNRFRLIEACPKQDFIDTTGLPLSSIQDTIQWALEVGYLSETDTHWQITEKGKLFLNDLLEAFMAEEDE is encoded by the coding sequence ATGTTAACGCCCCCAGCACTCAGTCTGTATGTCCACATCCCCTGGTGTGTACAAAAGTGCCCTTATTGCGACTTTAACTCGCACGCGCTCAAAGCGGAGATCCCGGAAGAAGAGTACATCAATGCCCTTCTGGAAGATCTCGATACCGATATTGAGAAATATCACCTGAACGATGTGCCACGTCCGCTGCACTCTATATTCATCGGTGGTGGTACGCCGAGCCTGATTTCCGCCGAAGGTATCGAACGTCTGTTAAAAGGGATAGAAACACGAGTACCGTTCAAGCCAGAAATCGAAATTACTATGGAAGCCAATCCGGGAACGATTGAAGCAGAGCGCTTCGCTGGCTATCGAAAAGCAGGAGTCACTCGTATCTCTATCGGTGTACAGAGTTTCGAACAGGAAAAGCTGGAACGACTGGGACGTATTCATGGAAAGGATGAAGCAGTTAATGCTGCTAAGCTGGCTCACCAGATTGGCTTAAACAGCTTTAATCTCGATCTGATGCACGGCTTACCGGATCAAAGCATCGAGCAGGCTCTCGATGATTTGGACAAAGCGATTGAACTAGCGCCACCGCACCTGTCCTGGTATCAGTTAACTATCGAGCCAAATACCATGTTTTACTACAAGCCGCCGACTCTGCCGGACGACGACGACTTGTGGGACATTTTCGAACAGGGGCATAAAAAGCTCTCGGCAGCTGGCTACGTCCAGTATGAAATCTCCGGTTACAGCAAACCGGGCTATCAGTGTCAGCATAATCTTAACTACTGGCGTTTTGGGGATTATCTCGGGATTGGCTGCGGCTCTCATGGCAAGCTGAGCTTTGCGGATGGACGTATCATTCGTACCACCAAGGTAAAACATCCTCGCGGGTATCTGGCCGCATACCAGAACATGGTTAAACCATACCTGCATACAGAGCAGTTTGTGGAAGATGAAGATCGTCCGTTTGAGTTCTTCATGAACCGGTTCCGTCTGATCGAGGCTTGTCCAAAACAGGACTTTATCGACACTACTGGCTTACCACTAAGCAGCATTCAGGACACCATTCAGTGGGCTCTGGAAGTGGGGTATTTAAGTGAGACTGACACACACTGGCAGATCACCGAGAAAGGCAAACTGTTCTTAAACGATTTGTTGGAAGCCTTTATGGCTGAAGAAGACGAATAA
- the glsB gene encoding glutaminase B encodes MKPTAEILTDILTEVRPLIGQGKVADYIPALAKVPHNKLGIAVYTNQGEVIKAGDADEPFSIQSISKALSLTLAMCLYKQEEIWARVGKEPSGQAFNSLIQLEVEQGIPRNPFINAGAIVVADLLQSRLSAPRQRLLDFARQLSGDTHIVYDKVVAASEMMHGDRNAAIAYLMRSFGNFENEVIPVLQNYFHACALKMSCVDLAKTFSYLANKGTSVQTGKPVVTPTQTKQLNALLATCGLYDGAGEFAYRVGMPGKSGVGGGIVAVVPGEMTIAVWSPELNSAGNSLAGTKALELLSERIGRSIF; translated from the coding sequence ATGAAACCGACAGCGGAAATTTTGACAGACATTCTGACTGAAGTTCGACCTTTGATCGGTCAGGGTAAAGTGGCTGATTACATTCCGGCTCTGGCAAAAGTGCCTCATAACAAATTAGGCATCGCGGTATACACCAATCAAGGGGAAGTGATTAAAGCGGGAGATGCCGATGAGCCCTTCTCCATTCAGTCTATTTCTAAAGCCTTAAGCCTGACACTGGCGATGTGCTTGTATAAGCAAGAGGAAATTTGGGCGCGTGTAGGGAAAGAGCCTTCAGGTCAGGCGTTTAATTCCCTCATCCAGTTAGAGGTCGAGCAGGGTATTCCGCGTAACCCGTTTATTAACGCGGGTGCGATTGTCGTTGCGGATCTGCTGCAAAGTCGCTTGTCTGCACCACGTCAGCGTCTGCTTGATTTTGCCCGCCAGCTATCGGGCGACACGCACATCGTTTATGACAAAGTCGTCGCGGCTTCTGAAATGATGCATGGCGACCGTAATGCGGCGATTGCTTACCTGATGCGCTCGTTCGGTAACTTCGAAAATGAAGTCATCCCTGTTTTGCAGAACTACTTCCACGCTTGTGCATTAAAAATGAGCTGCGTAGATTTAGCTAAAACCTTCAGCTACTTAGCGAACAAAGGTACTTCGGTACAAACAGGAAAGCCTGTTGTAACACCGACTCAGACAAAGCAGCTGAATGCTCTTCTCGCAACGTGTGGTCTTTATGACGGTGCTGGTGAGTTTGCTTACCGTGTCGGCATGCCGGGTAAGTCTGGTGTGGGCGGAGGTATTGTGGCCGTTGTTCCGGGAGAGATGACTATCGCAGTCTGGTCGCCGGAGCTTAATTCGGCAGGTAACTCACTGGCAGGAACTAAAGCTCTGGAGCTGCTTTCGGAGCGAATTGGTCGCTCTATTTTCTAG
- a CDS encoding DNA methylase, which yields MYHYAILANPGHNRIYFDSAMTIACSELKAMLASEGVEVTEIGSKDVGLPAALVFSCEEALNEQQSRKIAASSIYYALFEVREDGLLRPVQAPAFNTFPESMSQILRYTGKTNEQFTRLMVNLGVSAANTDSAQLTLMDPMCGKGTTLFEGLIHGLNVVGVEINQKWVQEIQTFIVKFMKNGRFKHKVSKEKRTSGGKKVADGFVVEAAATKEDYNQGNLQTMKLYSADTRIADQVVKKSSVDVMVSDLPYGVQHGSKNAKDSKLNRSPLELLQEALPAWKVVLKKQGSVVLSFNEFTLKWKDVAALFEEQGWKVLSEEPYIGYLHRVDQSINRNIIVAVKP from the coding sequence ATGTACCACTATGCGATATTAGCGAATCCGGGTCATAACCGTATTTATTTTGATAGCGCAATGACCATCGCATGTTCAGAGCTAAAAGCTATGTTAGCTTCTGAAGGTGTTGAAGTGACTGAAATTGGCAGCAAAGACGTAGGCTTACCTGCGGCACTGGTGTTCTCGTGCGAGGAAGCGCTTAATGAACAACAGTCGCGTAAGATTGCTGCATCTTCTATCTATTACGCGCTGTTCGAAGTGCGTGAAGATGGCTTGCTACGACCAGTTCAGGCGCCTGCGTTCAACACTTTCCCGGAGAGTATGAGCCAGATCCTGCGTTATACCGGTAAAACCAACGAGCAGTTTACCCGCTTGATGGTAAACCTAGGCGTAAGTGCCGCGAATACAGACAGCGCGCAACTGACGTTAATGGATCCGATGTGTGGTAAGGGTACAACACTGTTTGAAGGTTTGATCCACGGTCTGAATGTCGTGGGTGTTGAGATCAACCAGAAATGGGTTCAGGAGATCCAAACCTTCATCGTTAAGTTTATGAAGAACGGTCGCTTTAAGCACAAAGTGAGCAAAGAGAAGCGCACTTCTGGTGGTAAAAAAGTGGCGGATGGTTTCGTGGTTGAGGCGGCAGCGACTAAAGAAGATTACAATCAGGGTAATCTTCAGACAATGAAGCTGTATTCGGCTGATACACGTATCGCAGACCAGGTTGTAAAGAAAAGTTCAGTGGATGTTATGGTGTCTGATTTGCCTTACGGCGTGCAGCACGGCAGTAAGAATGCCAAAGACAGCAAGCTGAACCGCAGCCCACTTGAACTTTTGCAAGAAGCATTGCCTGCATGGAAAGTAGTGCTGAAAAAGCAGGGCTCTGTGGTGTTGTCTTTCAATGAGTTCACACTGAAATGGAAAGATGTCGCGGCACTGTTTGAAGAACAAGGATGGAAGGTGCTTTCAGAAGAGCCTTACATCGGTTATCTTCACCGTGTAGATCAATCTATCAACCGCAATATTATTGTGGCAGTGAAACCATAA
- the trmB gene encoding tRNA (guanosine(46)-N7)-methyltransferase TrmB encodes MSEVTTNEYNEDGKLIRKIRSFVRREGRLTKGQENAMNECWPTMGIDYKAELLDWKEVFGNDNPVVLEIGFGMGASLVEMAKNAPEKNFIGIEVHSPGVGACLSDAREAGITNLRVMCHDAVEVFEHMIPNDSLTTLQLFFPDPWHKKRHHKRRIVQLEFAEMVRQKLIPNEGIFHMATDWENYAEHMIEIMNQAPGYANIAEEGDFVPRPEDRPLTKFEARGHRLGHGVWDIKFKRTA; translated from the coding sequence ATGAGTGAAGTAACCACTAACGAATACAACGAAGACGGCAAGCTGATCCGTAAAATCCGCAGTTTCGTTCGTCGTGAAGGTCGTTTAACCAAAGGCCAGGAAAACGCGATGAATGAGTGCTGGCCAACAATGGGTATCGATTACAAAGCAGAACTTCTTGACTGGAAAGAAGTTTTTGGTAACGACAACCCGGTTGTGCTTGAGATCGGTTTCGGTATGGGTGCTTCACTGGTTGAAATGGCAAAGAACGCACCGGAGAAGAATTTCATCGGTATCGAAGTACACAGCCCGGGTGTTGGTGCTTGTCTTTCTGATGCACGTGAAGCGGGTATCACTAACCTGCGCGTAATGTGTCACGATGCGGTTGAAGTGTTCGAACACATGATCCCGAATGACAGCCTGACCACGCTGCAGCTGTTCTTCCCAGACCCATGGCATAAAAAGCGTCACCACAAGCGTCGTATCGTACAGCTTGAATTCGCTGAAATGGTTCGCCAGAAGCTGATCCCTAATGAAGGTATTTTCCACATGGCAACGGACTGGGAAAACTACGCTGAGCATATGATTGAAATCATGAACCAGGCGCCGGGTTATGCAAACATTGCTGAAGAAGGTGATTTCGTACCTCGCCCTGAAGACCGTCCGCTGACGAAATTTGAAGCTCGCGGTCACCGTCTTGGTCACGGTGTATGGGACATTAAATTCAAGCGTACCGCTTAA
- a CDS encoding oxidative damage protection protein encodes MSRTVFCARLNKEAEGLDFQLYPGELGKRIFDNISKEAWAQWQHKQTMLINEKKLNMMDPEHRKLLETEMVNFLFEGKEVHIEGYTPPSE; translated from the coding sequence ATGAGCCGCACTGTGTTTTGTGCTCGACTAAACAAAGAAGCTGAAGGCCTAGACTTTCAGCTTTACCCAGGTGAACTAGGCAAACGCATTTTCGACAACATTTCGAAAGAAGCTTGGGCTCAGTGGCAACATAAGCAAACCATGTTGATCAATGAAAAGAAACTCAACATGATGGATCCAGAGCACCGTAAACTGCTTGAAACCGAAATGGTCAACTTCCTGTTTGAAGGCAAAGAAGTCCACATTGAAGGCTACACACCGCCTAGCGAATAA
- the mltC gene encoding membrane-bound lytic murein transglycosylase MltC has protein sequence MKKIVLIAAALLMAGCSREFVERFYDVNYEPTNRFANNLAELPGQFEKDTAALDALINSFSGNIQKRWGKKEVKYAGKSNYVKYIDNYLSRAEVDFKKGVITIETVSPTEPQKHLKNAIITTLLTPDDPASVDLFSSKEIKLEGQPFLYKQVVDQDKKPIQWSWRASRFADYLLANQIKTKNVDFKKAYYVEIPLVEDHFSQRSYQYADIVRRASKKYDIPEDLIYAIIKTESSFNPYAVSWANAYGLMQVVPKTAGRDVFKLVKKRSGQPSPEYLFNPENNIDTGTAYFYILKNRYLRDVSHPTSLEYSIISAYNGGTGGVLNTFNRSDRKRAMRDLNSLQPNQVYWALTKKHPNAEARRYLEKVTNFKKEFNSQQTL, from the coding sequence ATGAAAAAAATTGTCTTAATTGCTGCCGCGCTTTTGATGGCAGGTTGTAGCCGTGAGTTCGTTGAAAGATTCTATGATGTCAATTATGAGCCGACTAACCGTTTCGCCAATAATTTAGCCGAGTTACCGGGACAATTTGAAAAAGATACCGCCGCTCTCGATGCTCTGATCAACAGTTTTTCTGGGAACATTCAGAAGCGTTGGGGGAAAAAAGAAGTTAAGTATGCGGGTAAAAGTAACTACGTTAAGTATATCGACAACTATCTCAGCCGCGCCGAAGTCGACTTTAAAAAAGGCGTCATAACTATTGAGACAGTCTCACCTACCGAACCCCAAAAGCACCTTAAAAATGCGATAATAACTACCCTGTTAACACCCGATGATCCTGCCAGCGTCGACTTGTTTTCTTCCAAAGAGATCAAACTCGAAGGTCAACCATTTCTTTATAAACAGGTCGTTGACCAGGATAAAAAGCCAATTCAATGGTCGTGGCGCGCGAGTCGGTTTGCCGATTACCTGCTCGCTAACCAGATAAAAACTAAAAACGTTGACTTCAAAAAAGCCTATTACGTCGAAATTCCATTAGTGGAAGACCACTTCTCTCAGCGCAGCTATCAGTATGCAGATATAGTGCGCCGTGCGTCGAAAAAGTACGATATTCCTGAAGATTTGATTTATGCCATTATAAAAACAGAAAGCAGCTTTAACCCTTATGCGGTGAGCTGGGCAAATGCCTATGGCCTGATGCAGGTCGTGCCGAAAACAGCAGGACGCGACGTATTCAAACTAGTCAAGAAACGCTCAGGGCAACCTAGCCCGGAATATTTGTTCAATCCGGAAAACAACATAGATACCGGCACGGCTTACTTTTATATCCTGAAGAACCGTTATTTGAGAGATGTGAGTCACCCTACTTCGCTTGAGTACAGCATAATCTCAGCATACAACGGCGGAACTGGCGGTGTACTCAACACCTTTAATCGCAGTGACCGTAAACGCGCGATGCGAGACCTGAACTCTCTGCAACCCAATCAGGTTTACTGGGCGCTGACTAAAAAACATCCCAATGCAGAAGCACGTCGTTACCTAGAAAAAGTTACAAATTTCAAAAAGGAATTTAACTCCCAGCAAACTTTGTAG